The following proteins are co-located in the Gammaproteobacteria bacterium genome:
- a CDS encoding tetratricopeptide repeat protein produces MFHKALAIRPNYAEVYNNLGSALQERGRLEEAVASYRKAIALKPDFAEAHSNLLFCLNYHPDLSAEAIFAEYQRWNEVHARPVLKGDVSHGHGRDPERRLRVGYVSPDLRQHSARHFIEPLLSHHDKTQVEVFAYAQVAAEDAVSARLKGYTDHWINTVGMSDEALAQMIRRDGIDILIDLAGHTAGNRLLVFARKPAPIQMSWMGYGYTTGLEAIDYFLGDAAFTPQGCEPVFSERIVRLPAFAAYRPDADMGEPGPSPVQQTGSITFGSLSRSIRINHRVIRTWAALLQRVPGSRLIINSRNLQSASQQAEMQQRFAQYGTGAERLLLGYDSPPWDLLRKIDISLDCFPHNSGTTLIESLYMGVPYVTLAERPSVGCIGSSFLRNAGHPEWIAATEAEYVDKAAALAANKERLASLRANLRGQVQASLLMDEAGFARSVETACRDLWRQWCVLKG; encoded by the coding sequence ATGTTCCACAAGGCGCTTGCGATCAGGCCGAATTATGCCGAGGTATATAACAATCTGGGCAGTGCGCTACAGGAACGGGGGCGGCTGGAAGAGGCTGTCGCCAGTTATCGCAAGGCCATCGCGCTCAAACCCGATTTTGCCGAGGCGCACAGCAACCTGCTTTTCTGCCTGAACTATCACCCGGATTTATCTGCCGAGGCTATCTTTGCCGAATATCAGCGCTGGAACGAAGTTCATGCCCGTCCCGTACTCAAGGGAGATGTGAGCCATGGCCATGGGCGCGACCCCGAGCGCCGTCTGCGGGTGGGATATGTGTCGCCGGATCTCCGGCAGCATTCTGCCCGCCACTTCATTGAGCCCTTGCTGTCGCATCACGACAAGACCCAGGTCGAAGTGTTTGCCTATGCGCAAGTTGCAGCAGAGGATGCAGTCAGCGCAAGGCTGAAGGGCTATACGGATCACTGGATAAACACGGTTGGCATGAGCGATGAAGCGCTGGCGCAAATGATACGCCGGGATGGCATAGACATATTGATCGATCTGGCCGGCCATACCGCCGGCAACCGCCTGCTGGTATTCGCGCGCAAGCCGGCGCCGATCCAGATGTCCTGGATGGGCTATGGATACACGACGGGCCTGGAGGCGATAGATTATTTTCTGGGGGATGCAGCCTTCACCCCGCAAGGCTGTGAGCCCGTGTTCTCGGAACGCATCGTGCGCCTGCCTGCATTTGCTGCGTACCGGCCTGATGCCGACATGGGCGAGCCCGGCCCCTCACCGGTGCAGCAAACTGGAAGCATCACCTTCGGCTCCCTGTCGCGCTCCATACGCATCAACCATAGGGTGATCCGCACCTGGGCTGCGCTGCTCCAGCGCGTGCCTGGATCACGGCTGATCATTAACAGCCGCAACCTTCAATCCGCGAGCCAGCAAGCCGAGATGCAGCAGCGATTTGCCCAGTATGGAACCGGGGCGGAGAGGTTGTTGCTGGGCTATGACAGTCCGCCATGGGATCTGCTGCGCAAGATAGACATCAGCCTGGATTGCTTCCCGCACAACTCGGGCACAACGCTGATCGAGAGTCTGTACATGGGCGTTCCCTATGTCACCCTGGCAGAGCGCCCGTCGGTGGGGTGCATCGGCTCGTCCTTTCTGCGGAACGCGGGGCATCCAGAATGGATCGCCGCGACGGAAGCGGAATACGTGGACAAGGCAGCGGCATTGGCTGCGAACAAGGAGAGGCTGGCATCGTTGCGCGCGAATCTGCGCGGTCAGGTGCAAGCGAGTCTGCTGATGGACGAAGCAGGCTTTGCGCGCTCGGTAGAAACAGCTTGCCGCGATCTCTGGCGGCAGTGGTGTGTGCTGAAAGGATGA
- a CDS encoding SEC-C domain-containing protein, with the protein MMTVTSTPSREAPCPCGSGKRYESCCLGKDNAGRGASRWGATAQAYQAGQYKHTVGAGKVAPAAAPRLVAQPQSGNAESHYAQGNKLLIAGKLEEAVVSYRRAIGAAGRGHSDVPQGACDQAELCRGI; encoded by the coding sequence ATGATGACAGTTACAAGTACACCGAGTCGTGAAGCGCCATGTCCCTGCGGAAGCGGGAAGCGGTATGAGTCATGCTGCCTTGGTAAGGATAATGCGGGACGCGGTGCAAGCCGATGGGGTGCGACCGCGCAGGCGTATCAAGCGGGGCAATACAAGCATACGGTGGGGGCAGGCAAAGTTGCGCCAGCGGCTGCCCCGCGCCTGGTTGCGCAGCCGCAATCAGGCAATGCCGAGAGCCATTACGCCCAAGGGAACAAACTGCTCATCGCGGGCAAGCTGGAGGAGGCGGTGGTGAGCTATCGCCGTGCGATCGGGGCTGCTGGACGAGGCCATAGCGATGTTCCACAAGGCGCTTGCGATCAGGCCGAATTATGCCGAGGTATATAA
- a CDS encoding tetratricopeptide repeat protein, which yields MTAQPYQTGQYKHTVGTGKVAPAAPRTVMHPAPGNAESHYAQGNKLLIAGKLEEAVVSYRRAIELRPALIEAYGNLGVALQALGRLDEA from the coding sequence GTGACGGCGCAGCCGTATCAAACGGGGCAATACAAGCATACGGTGGGAACAGGCAAAGTTGCGCCTGCTGCTCCGCGCACCGTTATGCATCCGGCACCGGGCAATGCCGAAAGCCATTATGCCCAGGGGAACAAACTGCTCATCGCGGGCAAGCTGGAGGAGGCGGTGGTGAGCTATCGCCGTGCGATCGAGCTCAGGCCTGCCCTGATAGAAGCATACGGCAATCTTGGTGTGGCGCTTCAGGCTTTGGGGCGACTGGATGAAGCT